Proteins from a single region of Corynebacterium casei LMG S-19264:
- a CDS encoding RtcB family protein: protein MSRSRGPKKAAPRKFNEKVHVEAFASVLEPAVMTQAEQLAGMPFIHPHVALMPDAHVGMGSSVGTVFGTIGAVVPAAVGVDIGCGMIGVRTQFSATDLPADLVPLRDAIEQAIPLSPGNYNEWHLEGTADARARELAQMADQDDIDLSHSPKWRQQLGSLGGGNHFIELCLDEQDRVWMFLHSGSRGVGNKIAQKHIAAAQAQCDKHWVRLPDRDLAYLTEGTEEFDSYIKELHWAQHFAYLNREEMMDRFAHCLGEFIGTEVVEAERINCHHNYTVKEEHFSKNVWLTRKGAVLADAGVKALIPGSMGTRSYVVEGKGFAPALRSAPHGAGRRYSRTEARKRFTAEDLDSRMTGIVYRPGKEWIDEIPDAYKDIDQVMEDAAKLVEVKHELRQVLNVKGT from the coding sequence ATGTCTCGTTCTCGCGGCCCGAAGAAGGCCGCACCTCGCAAATTCAATGAAAAAGTGCACGTTGAAGCTTTCGCTTCCGTCCTCGAGCCAGCTGTGATGACACAGGCTGAGCAACTCGCCGGAATGCCCTTTATCCACCCGCACGTGGCGCTGATGCCTGACGCCCACGTTGGCATGGGCTCTTCCGTTGGCACCGTGTTCGGCACCATCGGCGCGGTTGTGCCGGCTGCTGTTGGCGTGGACATTGGTTGCGGCATGATTGGTGTGCGCACGCAGTTTAGCGCCACTGACCTGCCTGCAGACTTGGTTCCACTGCGTGATGCGATTGAGCAGGCCATCCCGCTGTCCCCTGGTAACTATAACGAGTGGCATCTCGAAGGTACCGCGGATGCCCGCGCCCGGGAGCTTGCCCAGATGGCGGATCAGGATGACATTGACCTGTCGCACTCGCCGAAGTGGCGTCAGCAGCTGGGATCGCTGGGCGGCGGCAATCACTTCATCGAACTTTGCCTGGATGAACAAGACCGTGTCTGGATGTTCTTGCACTCTGGTTCACGCGGTGTAGGCAACAAGATTGCACAGAAGCACATCGCCGCAGCACAGGCACAGTGCGATAAACACTGGGTGCGCTTGCCAGATCGGGATCTTGCCTACTTGACGGAAGGTACAGAGGAGTTCGATTCCTACATCAAGGAATTGCACTGGGCGCAGCACTTTGCCTACCTCAACCGTGAGGAGATGATGGATAGGTTCGCCCACTGCTTGGGTGAGTTCATCGGCACAGAGGTGGTTGAGGCAGAACGCATTAACTGCCACCACAATTACACGGTCAAGGAGGAGCACTTCAGCAAGAACGTGTGGCTCACGCGTAAGGGAGCAGTGCTTGCCGATGCCGGCGTGAAGGCACTGATTCCAGGATCGATGGGTACGCGTTCTTATGTCGTGGAAGGCAAAGGCTTTGCCCCTGCTCTGCGTTCAGCACCGCACGGTGCCGGCCGTAGGTACTCACGCACCGAAGCGCGCAAGCGCTTTACCGCGGAGGACTTGGATTCCCGCATGACCGGTATTGTCTACCGCCCGGGCAAGGAATGGATTGATGAAATTCCAGATGCCTACAAGGACATTGACCAGGTCATGGAAGATGCCGCGAAGTTGGTTGAGGTCAAGCACGAGCTGCGGCAGGTGCTTAACGTCAAGGGGACTTAG